cttccagctgcagctctgacagCCGGGCTGTGGATGAAGCTAGATCCTCCGTCAGACGAACCTGATGGGGACACAGGAGGACAGCGGCAGTGAGAAGCTATAGTAAATCACAGAGCACAAACAGACAGTGTAGCTAAACATTGAGTGCCTGGATGAGTGGCTACTGGTGAGTGGTGTGATCAGCATGAACctgtggaagaaaaacagaGTAATGACTAATGGGAAAGGACATGGACCAGAATAAGAAAATAGGAAATTTtgttaaaatgcaaatgaatgGTGAACTCATTATTCCAGTGAAAGCAGTTAGACCTGGGTCAAAAAGTAGTTGCACATAATACTAAGTATTTTGAGCAGCATGTTTTGATCTGGGCGGTAATCGGGGCAGACAAGATTATCAGATCAGTGGTTTGGTCCCAGAATGGCAAAGTGAATTTGAAATGATTGCAAAGAATATAAACTTTCTGGCAGCGAGGGGAGGTGACTTGTGACTTGTGGACTGACCATTACTCAAggacttgtgtgtttttgctccatgtaaataaatcatttcaacTATATTGGTCACAAAGAGCATGTTTTTCTTCCTGAGTAAACCTTTGGAGAAGTTACGCCATTCAAATGTGTTTCTTACTTTGCAAATACTGTTTGACCCTGGTCTGGTAGCAgtacacagaggaaaacaggctCACCTGGCCAGAGCCCAGGTCCTGAGGCAGTGCAGGCTGAGAAGAGAGAGTAGTAAATGCTAGATTTTCCTCAGCAGTACAAAATACCAGGAAGAGAGCAATTGGCAAAGATTAGAGTCCTTAGTATTAGTATCAGATTGTTATTGGAAACAGACATCATATACTTGAGAAAATACCAAACCTTATCTCTTTATGATAATCCCCAAATATGATAATTCGTGCCCGtctcaaaatatgaataaaagagGTTAAAACCTGTTATTGACACATGAGGGAAATAAAGCATAGTTTGGATTTGTTTCGGTTGTTCTCGTCCCCTCATCTCTAACCACTACCCATCACGCCCAGTGTATATAGACTAGTAGCCTGTATTGCCCTCGTCAACCTTTTAAGACCCCAGGCAGGGTGGGTGCTAAACTACATCCcatacacgcacacaggcaATCATAAGGCCATACACTGAGGGTCGGGGGATATTTAAAGGAGGTCTTAGTGCAGCCTCCACCACAGGCCAGGATTATACATTTTACTTATTATATACCCCTCCCACCAAACTACAATTTATAGCCCCTGCACCCACTTTACATctgtttctttgctttcagcTCAGAACTTCATTAGGAATACCTACCTGCTTAGTGTTAAACATTCTGCAGATACAGGTCTGGAGCTCCAGTTCATGTTCACATCAAACATCAGaatgatgacaacctgtgaacTCAGTGACTAGATGTGACATGATTGTTGGTTTGAGTTTTGTGAGagactgttgtgtttttcactcaGAATGGAACCAATAACAAAGCCATCAAGAGAGCAGCAGTTCAGTGTTGATGAGCGAGTCAGAGGAGAATGGTCAGACTGGTTGCAGTTAACAGAAAGGCTACAGTAACAGAGGCAATCCCTCTGTACAACTGTGGTGAGCAGATAAACCTCTAGGAATGAATGTGTCGAACCTCGGGGTGGATGATGTACAGCAGAGACCATGTCAGGTCCCTCTTCTGTCAGCCAAGAATAGAaatgtgaggctgcagtgacacagactcaGCAACACTGGACAGTTGAAGACTGATGAATCTAAATTTCTGCTTAGGTAGCCGATGGCAGAGTCACAATCTGGATGTGTCAACAGTCCAGACTACTGCTGGTGGTATGATGATGTTCTTGACACATTTTTAGGTCTTAATCCCTTACCAATCAAACATGGCTTGTTAGTGACCTTGTTCATCCCTTCATGGACACAGTGTCCCATCATTTTATGGCTACTTCCAACAGGACAATGTTCCATGGGACTGTTTCTAATCTACCTCAAACATACAGCATTTGAAACTCAGTGACAGGATGAATCTTCCTCCGTGATATGTGGAAAATGTTTACAGTCTGAAGGCACAAGCACAACACTATATAAAGtatgtgatgatgtgtgtgcatCACACACAATTATCCTCTGAAAAACAATGCAGTGAAAGAGAGTATTATCCATCTGAAGGATTAGTAATTCCCCTGTTCAGCACTAGAGCCAGACGCTCACCTTGTCTTGCTCAGCCTGTAGAATTCTGGCCTGGTTGTGTTCACTGGACGACTTAAGGGAGTCGTTTCTCTGTTCCTGCAGCAGGTTACTCTGCTCCATGTACCTGAACAAGCACAGCAATTCCATATTTCATTGACCTCACACTATTTTAATACAAGATCAGATACTGGCCAGCAGAAAACTCAGTAAGTACATTAAGTACACAAAGATAAAATCATAATCGTTACCTCCACCAAGCAAGCTATGTTTTGAGCTAAGTAAAATTGTTTTGTCAGTTggaaggattacgcaaaaactccTGGAAGTGGTAGCATGTAACTTCTCATTTTGGTGTGGCTCtagatcagggggtggatccaggatttgtaTTCACATTGTTGAGAGATAGGGCGTTCTTCAACACAAAGATCTAGATGAAAAAATATCCAgtatgtttaggggactgatatttatatatatttttatatatttatgagtGCAGTgctcaatttggtgcagatccaaataaatggTATtagtgagtttaaatgtggcttcataATGGGTCTGttgagtgcccttctagttatATCAGTTAGGGGTTTTAATCCACAGATTTTAAGTACACTATCCAGCAATATTTTCATTGGAAATTGTATGAGATAttaatgtgtgtttaaaagATTAAATTCATTTTGGAATTTGATCATTATTTtatccaaacatgaaagaaagataatttatatttCTGTTCATGATGATGTGAAACAATGATGTTCTGGTCAACAATAAATGTGACCATTTGTCTTTTCTGACTCACCTCTGGTTCTGGTTAATGAGCTCCCCAATCTTTCGATTTTGCTCTTCAATGCGAGAGCTTTTGTCAAAGActtccttttttaaacattcattttcCTAGAGACAAAATAAGAGTTTTCAGATTGATTTGAATAAAGCGTCCCAGCACACTGAAAGATGAGACAATCAATGTTAGTGTTAAAAAAGAGCTGATGAAAAAATGCAAGGAGCAAAGTCTTGTGATGCAGTATTTTCAGGTGTGTACCTGCACAATTCTTTGGATGTTGTGCACGATCATGGAGGTTTCCATCGACATACTAGAAACACCCATTGGAACACTTCCCTGTCTTTGAAGGTCATCTATCTGTTGAAGTTAAATGAGACAAGAACCATGTGTATGTGCTTTCTGTTAAAAGTACATCTTCAACTTATTCTTGCACATGTACTTTTGTTACCTTTGAGGCCAGTTGATCTACTTTATCTGCCACTCTTCCAACAGATAACCGGATTTCTGTGTTGTGCTGGCGTGCTTCAGTCATCAAGAAGGAAGTCACATCACTGGAGCCTGGAGTAGACAACAAAATCCTGAGTGTAATGTGGCTGAAACATTGGACTCTGTCTATGACAATGAACGATATTAAAGCTCCCCAAAGGTGAAgtcaaatcatcttgatcgccctctggtggctgcctgcagtatagatcataaagCTTTCCTCTTCCATGTATATCTGCGAtatgtttgctttatttttatgcTACGGGGGGAAGTGCAGATGATTATTAATCTTTATTAATTAAAGGTTTTATTTGCTctaaacaaatatttgtgtAACAGACCCAACAGTCTTGGTTTGATCATAATGGCTTCCTTGTGATTGAAATGAATGCTCTTACCTGTATATGGGACACTCTGTGCAGGGTAAACCTGACCAAAAGGCTGCAGCTGAGACGGAGCCATAGAGGTCTGATTGTAGTAGGGCTACGAAACAACATGGTGCACTGATATTACCAGGTTTGATTTCATTGTGTCATTTCCATACTGTTGAAATGTTGGTAAGAAATGTGATGAAAACTCACCTGAAAGGCATGGTTGCTGCCAGGGTGCGGGGCAACAGTGGTCATAACAGGAAGTAAGGTAGAAGCTGGAGCAGTGTGAGGATGAGGAtgtactggggggggggagagagagagaatttagGTCAAGTACCAAGCAACATGCTGTATACCAACATAAGAAATTCTTTCCTTTGAAATCCAGGATGAATGCATATATGAGGAATAAGAAGAAGCTAACCATGTGCTGAATCTGGAGCAGTGGAGATCTGCACTGGAGATGAAGCTAAAGGCCGATCCTTCACTCTGCTGCCACTGGTGTCCTGGAGATCAACGCAGAGTGGGAGAAACTTACTAACATACCAGATGTTAGagattttttgtcattttttggcTTTCCTCTCtgataaataacaaaatgtgtgaactgtgtttttttatctggaaaactttttttaaatcaggggaAACATCTTCATACTTTCAAATAAATAGTTAATTTTTTTCTGATGTCGCTGAGAAAAGCTCTAAGAGCCATTGTATTCTACTTGCTGGCTCATTGTTGAAGCTTACTAATGCTTGGATAGATAGCATATGTTTTTCCAAGTCAAAATATCTGCTGGGAAAAGATTATTGCTGGTTGTACTGAAACCGTTTGTCCACTCATAGATTACCACAAATATCAATAACAACTATGATAATCTATTGATAATAACCAAATAAAATATCATATAATCTGAAGTCGACCATTCAGCAACATGTGAAGTTATGCATATTTCcattatataatttaaatttgaatACCTTTACGCTTTAAGTATACTTGaagaatttaatattttatcatattttttatgtttaatatataattgaactgaaaaaaaaactaagcgATCCATCAACCATTCAACAGTTTCTTTGTAAAGGGAGTAAAGTAAATACCTTTGTACCACAATCCTTTTTGTAGCTTTTCATTTCAGCACATTCAAAATTTAAACTAATTAAAATTTGAAAGCTACCCTTTTATGTTTGGTGtgtttgatgtttattttgttgaaggccaaaactgaaaactgttacgattctttttattttctgagcAAAACTTCACCTGATGCAGCTGATGGGCTCAGCTGACTTTTGCTATGATGAAGGATTATTCCTTTTACACCTTGAGCTTTTCTGTATATGGGAGCTGGTATTTTCTATGATGATTCCAAGGCTTCCAGctatatttttctttgtgtcAGCAATTAATATGGCCGATAAAAAGACCCAAACCAGCAGTAATCTCAACACTTTCTGTGGCATCAGCCCAGAAGCTATTGGTTACTAATGGAGAAATAGATCATGTGGCTCACAAATGagtggtttgtttttaaaggcTAGATAATTCCATAAAGCTCAACAACTATTTTGACATTTACAGCACTGTGGCTCACTGATgagtttttaacagtttttgaaaaacaattgtGTTCTATGGCTAAGATGAGTAAGATATACTGTATCAGGctttaaatacaaacagatttctcatgttttttttatcaataagaaaaaacacatagtatcaccttttttcccttttaagATCTTcagataaaaaacacattatataCATTCCCACCTCAAGCTCAGAGTCACTGGATTCAGGCTGGCTGGCCACTCCTGTCAGAAAGGGCAACATGGGCTGACCCATCTTTGCCATGCGAGAAATCAGCTTGGCTTTAGAAGCATCTGGATTCTgaagtttaaaaagaaaattacacaACTCAGCTGTGAAATAACTGCAtcaaattatttgttttaaatgcatcattgagagggaaagaaaagcagTGATGGTGCTTACTGCCAGCTGTTCACTGAGAGAGTTTGACTTTGCACGAAGTTGGGGCTccctggaaaaaaacaatataaaagacGAAAGGTCAGAGACAAACCAGGCTACATGTTAAAAGTTAAGGAAAATGCTGTTAGCTATTGCCTAACTCACCCTGGTCTGCCTGGGCCTGAGACAGTCATCTGTACTGCAGACTCTGCGGTCAGATTCTCCACACTGGGAGCTGGggaaggagcagcagagtcTCTGGAGCTGGCACTGGCCCGATCAGAGCCACTGTCCTTGGCAAACTTCACCTAAAGCACATATCAAGAGGAATATTTTTCACTTTATCGATGTAAAGTAGACatgattaatgtgacatcaGAGTCATCTGTGACGTTGGAGAAGGTTAACTACTAGAGTAGACGAGGCAATCAAATACAAAGACTGCTCAGTGGATGTTACCCGCCGAAGTTCTGCTTCAAAAATAAGAGTGCTGTTAGCCGGGACGCAGTTCGGGACTCCTTTGGATCCGTAAGCAAGGTTCGGTGGGATGACAATCAGGCGGTGGCCTGCCTTCTTCATCCCCAGCATCCCTTCCTCCCAGCCCTGTTCACacagagaaggagaggcagagcgATAAGGAGGAAAGAACGTGATAATATAATATCATTTGAGGCTAggaaagtttatttaaaaaccctgtgttgaaaaattattaattaaaaaggttaataaataaacataatagattgaaattaaatgtataaatatgcacaagaagtaaaataaatcattaggAATATTTTCaggaattatatttttttaatggtttGTCGTGAGGAAGGGACTGAAGCTGCTTTTCTTATTCAGTTATAATATTCTGACTCACTTTAATCACTTTTCCAGCTCCAATTTTCAGTCGGAGCAGCTTGTCTTTGTTCTGGTTGGAGTCAAACATctaaaattatatttgaaaaagGTGTAAGTTGAGCTTCACATGTCCAGAAAATTCACAAGAACTGGAGACAAAATAATGGCAAATTAATCTACAACGGTGGAGCTGTGTGACCTGTCCGATGGTATGGTTCTGCAGGAGCCAGCCTGTGTACACCACCTCCAGGGAGTCTCCATTCTCCACCCCCTGGCCCTCCCCAAGACTCAGATCCTGAACCACCACAGCATCTAAAGAGGCTGCACTGTTCACTTTTGCTAAGCATACCTAGTGAACAAAAAAGAAAGTAAGTTCTGGTGAGACCTTGAATCCTGAATATGTTGGACTGATAAAGGGCCTTTAAGGATCAATCCTGAAACTTGTGGACCTTGTTCCATCAACACATCCTCGCTCTGTTAATCAAATAAAATCTGTATTTGACTAACAGCTGTAGCTCTGCTCCTGTGTCACTCACCTCCTTGCAGAAGTCTGATGAAGCTTTCTCTGATTCAAACATCAGGGACCAGTTCTGCCTCTGGTCATCATAAAAAGTGCAATAATGGTTAGGTTGTACCTGCAGGAGCAAAAGAACGTGTGGTCATGAACATAGAACAGACATGACGACGGAAACTTTAGTTCACAGTGTATCAGTTTTCCAAAATGATCAGCTAATTTACAAAGCAACTTGCTTTCTATGGAGGAGAAATCTATTGCCTCATGCCCTTTCATTTTTGGTTTCTGTTGCTGTGTTTACCAGCAAATAAACACAGGAACACAAGGACAACCTAATATTCAAGCTACAGTGTGACATAGACTTTGTTCATGCttaattgtaattattttgACAAGTTTATAAGTTTGACCAAAAAAATCCTCACATTTAAAGAATTTTATTTCCTATTCAGATAATAATCCTGCAGAGCAGGAACTGATATAATATTGAGAGACAGAATTAAAAGCTCATAATGTTTATGATGAATTTGTCTAGGATGAAGGTCTCATTTCCTTTATCTGTCAAATATACAGTTTTTACACTAAAGTGCTGAATACGGCACAGAGTACTACAATAAAACAATCTGTCAGTGCAACATTACAAAGGTGATTTATACCTATCTAAAAACATGTACACAAACTTAGGTCTTTGCTCAGTGTTGATGCATTTTCACACCTACAAATTATTCAAATGTACTTCGATACTTTGTAACCTTCCCAACTTTATGAAAGACTAATCGGCAAAGCATGATATTACTTTGATGCATCCCATTATCTGTTTGTCCGTATGTACTTAAGTCTGTGTGTTCACTCACCGTGAAAACAAAGCCCATGTGAATCTTGGCAGTAGTCACTTGTTTCTGTTGGCTCAAGTACAGAAGCAGTTTGTACTGTAGAAATGAAAGATGAGGAGTATTATTCACAAAACTCCAAAGCCATCCAGTAATCTCAAACAAGTGACCAGTTAGCAAATCTCCAACCTCTTTTGTTGTATGGTTGCCCAGTGCGGCTGCTCCCAGCTTGCCCTGCTTCACATACTGTCCGTTAATACTGTGCAAGACAAAAATGGTGGAAAAGCTTTTGACTTGACATAAGATGATTCGGCAGATTGATTTCTGGAAATTACCATCAAATCTTCAGCTTTGTAAAAAACGTTTCTTTATGTGGAGTGAATATTTGCAGCCCATTgactttttacatttaaaacaaattcgAACAATATCAGAAATGACgttcaataaaaaaacagggtGCTCACTATCTGAAGGCTTGGACGGCTGTGGCAAATAACACAGCTGGGGCTCCAGATGGTGAAGCTTGTTTCTGGGAGGCTGGCACTATGAACAGACagaaatattcactttaaatCCTCAtccttgtaaaaaaaattattcactTTTGTCTATTTGTGATGATCCTACCTGGAGTGGAGCTCTTCCTGGGCTGTTTGGGAGCTGTATATTGAAATGACTCGTTCCCCTGACTGGACTCCTGATctagaccaaacagggaggccaaCTTAGCCCTGCAAAGAGAAGAAGCGACAGTAAAGATCATCTATGTCTACCTGCAATTAGACGTATGATCTGGTATGATCTGCTTACGTATGTTGAACTGAATGATTACATGCAGAGTAAAAATGCCCTGAGGTATAATTCGTGACTTTTTAAACAGCACTGACTCTTGAGTCAGGCTTGTTCCCTAACACAAGGTAAAAGCTGCTAATACTGACCATTCATCCACTTTTGGGGGATTTCAGAAGTTATCGTATCTGCCTGCCACAAAAACAGCAGAACTTCAATCTAgcaatgttattgtttttcattaactggtcagttctttttttattttgataaatgatgaatcattaagtCTATAGAGATGTCGAAATGTCATTCTTGAAAAATGGCCATTGCAATTTTCCAGAGACAAAGAAGATGTGTTCAAATTGTGGAGCCTGTCCAGCACGATGCAGCTACGTGACATGCTCCGTCACAACTAAGATAACTCCATATACAGAAAACAATTAGTGTGAGATGCTCCGATAAACTGGTTAATAGACCATGCAAtaagatattttttttgtcaaactacagttttcaaagacaaaagtgAGCTTGCATACTTAGGATTTATGTCTTACACTGATTCCAAAACTAAAAGGAGAAAATTTGTACACTTGAGGAAAAATGTTTTTGCTTGAAAAATATATCAACAGCGAATCAAATAAATATCTACATGTTGAGCTCCAACAAGACCATAGCATGCTGTAACATTGTCGCAACATTCAAGATGAGACCAATAGTTCAGAGTTTTCCTGGTTTCCAAAACTGCCCAGCTGCCTCGTACTGACCCCTGGAACTCCTTCCACTTGTAATCACTGGCATCTCCTAGGAATGACATGTTGAAAGCCTTGAGGCCCTCATCTCCAACGGCAAGGAGCTGGGATGAGGTGGAGCTATTGGCATGTGCTAGTCAAAATCCTTCTGATAATCATTCCACGCTTCTGACCTGAGCCCCCCCTGATCTCTCAGTTCAGTCACACCAACATGGTAGATTCAACAGCATAGCAGAAGAAAGTGGGGACCTCCGACTTAGTGTTGGGTCTCCGCTGAGCAGAGATGGGCTGTGGTCGAGGCTTTCTCCTTCCTCGTCTAACAAGCAGCATGTGAGAGGAATTAGCCGCCAGACCACTCCTCCCTCTTGGCCAGGCCCTACACTGGTTGTTTAGTCccccagctcacacacacagtggcaaaGAGTACAACTCATTGGTCAGCCTGAGAATGGGGCAAAGCTGCAATGAATAGCTCGAACTGAATGGCAGATAACAGTGAGTTGAGGTTTATAATAAGTATGAGAGTCTGTATTGTGACAAATAGATCACAGTTTGAAAAGAGGTGTAACTGAGATGGAAACTCTGATACAAACGTCCACAATCACGATAGAGGACGACAGACTCATGATCACACAACTgcaaacctgctgcagcctgtTCAGCTCACATTAATATAACAAAACTCATTTTACACTTTAAATGTGCATTCATGTGTGTAAGAAAAATCACTCAGTTTCAGACTGGGCAAATCTATTTGAACGCCATTTGAAGTCAGAATATCAACTCAGATAGATGAAAAATGTTGGTGCACGAGTTCAAGAGCTGCTGACATCTTCACTTATAATCTAATTTTACAATCAGCTCTAAATAATatcttttaatgtatttttttaacatcCATCTCTCACAAGCATCTAGCACCATCAATACGAAATGTGCAGACATTATAAATCATCTGTACGCCTGACTTTTTCATTGCTCTTCCTGATTATGCATGTTGTAAGAGATTTGagttttgtaaaaataaataaacacattttgtttacagcatctGGGTTCTTTTCCACATTCTGATTTCAAAGCACATGAACGCACCAAAGTTGGAATAATGACTTCACATCACAGGGAAATAGGGCTTTCTGAGGAGCAAGTGAATGCACAATTAATAACAATAGTATTACTCTATTTAAAGCTAGGGCAAGATGTGGAATGACACAGTACACCTATTGTATTGTCATGTCTCTAGGTCCCATCAAGTGATCACAGCTGCAATAGAAGTCAGGCTAGTTTAATTAGCCCAAGGTGGAGAATAACCCCGACACATTCAAGTCAGCACTGTGGGAAATCAAACGTGAACATGACAGTCTAAGAAGCCTCATTCATACAAACTACTGCGCACACTACAGGGTGAGGGGAAGCCTGTGATCAGGGGACCAGAGATGTGGTGGATATGAGATCAGTGTTTAAATATATCTGATATAATAAGCCACTGTTTGGTTTTTCACAGACCTAATCCTCTTAATACACGTTTTTTTCCCCGCAGCCATTTTGACATGACACAGTAAACACAGTTGTTACTAATGATATAAATGAAGGTTCTGTTCAGGTGCAGAGGCTGAATGAAtgagattaaaaacacatgtgTTCAATACTGTTTCTGTCAAGTTGGCTGCTGTTAAAAACACTGACTTGGACATGTCATCAGTCCTGGAACTAGAAATTAGCTTTCAACTATATTCATATCTCCTGCAggttagtgggggggggggggcttctcacCAAGCAGAATGAATGTCAGGAGTctaattacacacagactttgtCTTTATACTGCGTTATCTGTCTGAAGTGATTCAACAGAATTACAGACATAACAAAGGCACGTCAAAAACATCTAGTGAATCAATTCATGCCAACAGTGTAAGCTGAATTGACTGGCCTCGGCTTTAGTCCTCTGAAACAGTACTACTTACCGAGGGAGTCGAAATCATCTTTACATTTCAATTTAAAGTGAAATGTGGCTCATCAACTAGCAAAGCTAACCCTAGCTAAATGAGGCAAGCTAGTTAGCCCATAGGCTAAGATAATGAGCATGGTGGGtaaatacacataaacaaacgCACCCTCCTGACGGAGACAAAAAGTCTCCTTCTTCATCGTCTCCGACGAACATCCTCTCTCGAGTCCAGCGCCTTCTCTTCTTCAATAAAACAATAGCACAAGTGAATTAGCTGTTTTCCTATGAGCAGACTGTTgaactgtcacttcctgtttgtggtgGGATCAGCTGACATTC
The genomic region above belongs to Pleuronectes platessa chromosome 4, fPlePla1.1, whole genome shotgun sequence and contains:
- the fkbp15b gene encoding FK506-binding protein 15 isoform X2 codes for the protein MFVGDDEEGDFLSPSGGAKLASLFGLDQESSQGNESFQYTAPKQPRKSSTPVPASQKQASPSGAPAVLFATAVQAFRYINGQYVKQGKLGAAALGNHTTKEYKLLLYLSQQKQVTTAKIHMGFVFTVQPNHYCTFYDDQRQNWSLMFESEKASSDFCKEVCLAKVNSAASLDAVVVQDLSLGEGQGVENGDSLEVVYTGWLLQNHTIGQMFDSNQNKDKLLRLKIGAGKVIKGWEEGMLGMKKAGHRLIVIPPNLAYGSKGVPNCVPANSTLIFEAELRRVKFAKDSGSDRASASSRDSAAPSPAPSVENLTAESAVQMTVSGPGRPGEPQLRAKSNSLSEQLANPDASKAKLISRMAKMGQPMLPFLTGVASQPESSDSELEDTSGSRVKDRPLASSPVQISTAPDSAHVHPHPHTAPASTLLPVMTTVAPHPGSNHAFQPYYNQTSMAPSQLQPFGQVYPAQSVPYTGSSDVTSFLMTEARQHNTEIRLSVGRVADKVDQLASKIDDLQRQGSVPMGVSSMSMETSMIVHNIQRIVQENECLKKEVFDKSSRIEEQNRKIGELINQNQRYMEQSNLLQEQRNDSLKSSSEHNQARILQAEQDKVRLTEDLASSTARLSELQLEASSHQQKAVELQSKLTSVLLDTESQGKRITALETQLEELSETAERTQAQYRSERQKRKETELRVNNTEEELQDLRSDKEGLERTLLERKKKWQAERQRRDEEVEELRKSSQQELDNLRAQLRKARTSTDNAASEQLSQLQAELEEDWKGKYEHMLASVKEQHRRDLAELTEQRGALQDKLTQLQEKFTHLKQSRDSEKQILLQHNGQTEELQALQEKYTALEQQAGAVREKLENKMAELEKKLAEQESSGDTATEVKRVMNGVFHSLRAEFDLSESYSGQAVLGVIVSTIKNVTLQLLSGTQGSSYLPKKEEDAEEQEEEASDDVKQREEKPRRNVNGERHVKEEEKEEEHEAELNSHHVSETQMNQDIGHEETETSTESKTQSQTETLQATDLHPVSFSEGSLQEPAEEAAAAAAAESEGQQEQGEPPVPESPTESRDSNKSAQPDDGSDQSSAPDDGQESAAESIWVDKENVDNREHVEEKNAAPEESFGPPVKPPPPPDTIQKSSRA
- the fkbp15b gene encoding FK506-binding protein 15 isoform X1, encoding MFVGDDEEGDFLSPSGGAKLASLFGLDQESSQGNESFQYTAPKQPRKSSTPVPASQKQASPSGAPAVLFATAVQAFRYINGQYVKQGKLGAAALGNHTTKEYKLLLYLSQQKQVTTAKIHMGFVFTVQPNHYCTFYDDQRQNWSLMFESEKASSDFCKEVCLAKVNSAASLDAVVVQDLSLGEGQGVENGDSLEVVYTGWLLQNHTIGQMFDSNQNKDKLLRLKIGAGKVIKGWEEGMLGMKKAGHRLIVIPPNLAYGSKGVPNCVPANSTLIFEAELRRVKFAKDSGSDRASASSRDSAAPSPAPSVENLTAESAVQMTVSGPGRPGEPQLRAKSNSLSEQLANPDASKAKLISRMAKMGQPMLPFLTGVASQPESSDSELEDTSGSRVKDRPLASSPVQISTAPDSAHVHPHPHTAPASTLLPVMTTVAPHPGSNHAFQPYYNQTSMAPSQLQPFGQVYPAQSVPYTGSSDVTSFLMTEARQHNTEIRLSVGRVADKVDQLASKIDDLQRQGSVPMGVSSMSMETSMIVHNIQRIVQENECLKKEVFDKSSRIEEQNRKIGELINQNQRYMEQSNLLQEQRNDSLKSSSEHNQARILQAEQDKVRLTEDLASSTARLSELQLEASSHQQKAVELQSKLTSVLLDTESQGKRITALETQLEELSETAERTQAQYRSERQKRKETELRVNNTEEELQDLRSDKEGLERTLLERKKKWQAERQRRDEEVEELRKSSQQELDNLRAQLRKARTSTDNAASEQLSQLQAELEEDWKGKYEHMLASVKEQHRRDLAELTEQRGALQDKLTQLQEKFTHLKQSRDSEKQILLQHNGQTEELQALQEKYTALEQQAGAVREKLENKMAELEKKLAEQESSGDTATEVKRVMNGVFHSLRAEFDLSESYSGQAVLGVIVSTIKNVTLQLLSGTQGSSYLPKKEEDAEEQEEEASDDVKQREEKPRRNVNGERHVKEEEKEEEHEAELNSHHVSETQMNQDIGHEETETSTESKTQSQTETLQATDLHPVSFSEGSLQEPAEEAAAAAAAESEGQQEQGEPPVPESPTESRDSNKSAQPDDGSDQSSAPDDGQESAAESIWVDKENVDNREHVEEKNAAPEESFGPPVKPPPPPDTIQKSSRLTEGISEKNGTEPFFQITAPAKPPAAASEEEEEDEMSLKGRPPPAPLFGEEEDDDDDLDWLN